CCTCCTTTATTATACGATAAGTTAATTTCCAAACGCAATTCAACAAAATGACTGGATATTACCTGACCACACCGTTTTCGGATTATCAATATCAAAAGTGGTGATCCAAGGCTCATAATCGTGCGCTGGCCaggacgaagaaagagtatAACCAGACGAGGCAGGAATGAGGTGAGCTAGAAGACCATTGGAAACGGAAGTTATGATCTCTGAAGGGGCCAGCCTATAAAATAGTTAAATGAATTCACGGCAAATAGGATAAGAACTCACGAACTGCGCCTATTCGAAAAATCAAGCGACAGGCAAAGTTTTGTCTCATCCGCAACATCTATTTTTTGCACTTCCCTCAAACGTTTCTAACATACTTGACTGAATCTGACTGAACAAATATATGAGGATTCGTGTACCTACGGTCTCCACATCGAGCCCAAAGACTGTGATGCGTCCTTTTGCATCTGCAACTGCCAGTTGTGGCTCTTGTTTAGGATTAGGAGACCATTTGATGTCTAGTATTGCAGATGTCTCAATTTTCTGTAATTCTTGTCTGAGGTGTGAAGCAATTGTTAATCAGGTAATTGATTCATAATGCAAAACTGGATTTGGCACTTACAAGTAGTGTCCCTGACTAACCTGGAATAGCAATAACCTCCCTACTCTCTGCGTTTGATTGGGAGGCTGTTCGTCGTCCAAACTATGCTCGTCCGGCTTTTTCCCGCCGTCTTTCGGCTCCACTATCTGATAAGTACCACAAACCAAAAGATCCTGGAAGCCTTCGAACGGACAGAACTCTATGGAGTCGGCTGAGTATAAAGTATCAATGCTGGCGAGTGACTTTGCTGCGCGGACCTAATCAGTATATACCTTGAAGAAATTGTGAAAGAAACCTGTTATCACCTCTTGAGAGGGACATGACGCAGTGTAACCAATCTTCGGTATTTTAAAGTCCGAGGTTAACTTATAACATTTACTTTAGATACAGTGAGTAATCGTGTTACCCGAATTTGTACGGTCGTTAGCGACAAGTTGCCAGGCATTTATTtatctttccatctccgtTCCGAACCATTTTTACTTCCGTTCATTTCGTCGAAATCTCCTGTTCCCGCCCTTCATTTTTCTTGTTCAACGCATAGCACTAATACGTACATATTCCCCATAATTAACGACATGAGACATACCAGACCCAGCCATAGCCCACATAATGTTCGTTTGAGATCCGAGTGTCAGCATTATTACACGTGTTCTCGACCGAAGACTCGTCGTATTCAATGTCAACTGTATACCCTACCCCCGACGCCCAACGAAACGGCCTATAGTATGCCGTAAACGACATTGATAGCCAATGTTTCGCTGGCAACCATGGGCAGTAGGGGTACCTTGGATCGAAACAAGCAATAGGAAGCTCTGGTGCTTCCCTATATCGCATCGAGTATAGGATTTGACAGATATGCTGGCGTGATGACCCTTTAGACCAACCATTTTTGGTTTCAATGTTGcacatcatccttcattctAGACCTTCCAGATTGTACGTTCATTAGCCTCTATTCCAACTAATATAGTACAGATATATTTTTTTCGAATGCGGTATTTATACTGAAAAATTCTTATCATGTCCTTCAAATAACAATGATCTCTATTCATGGCTAACCTTCAATGATCCGGCCCAAACGGTATCAATGGGATACGAAATCAGACCAGTGTGGCTGAATTATTATTTTGTACAGAAAGCATAGAAGGTTTCGAACCCGTCTCCATATCCCGATCGTGGAATTCAACATTTCTGTCGGGGCCCGGGAACCACTGCGGGATGGGAATGGCAACAATGAGAACAAAGGCGATACTATAGGCGATTATTAGATACTTGGCACAAGGGTTTTTTCTCAAAATTATCGACTTACAACTCAAAGAGAATTTGTAGCACCCAAAAGGTGACTATTGATCGAGCAGCCGCATCAGGATCGCTCGACTCAAATTGCGCAAGCTTATAGACCGTCACTATTATCATACAAGCCTCCACGGAGTAAAGCCACATTGTGCCTCGCAGTGTGAGAGAGAAGTGCAGGTGGGTGAGGAGTGTTGCCACAAAGCTAATAGCAACAACAACTGCACGAGTCGATAAGCACATATTAATGACGATGTCAAAATGACCATGACGTTGACTCACCCATAGAAAGAATCATGCTAGCCCTCCGCAGAGCGTTCACGGTATCCATCATGCTCGAATCATCGATAGCATTTCCAATCAGGGAGGAGCCAACGATAGCTGTGAGAATGGCGGCGAAAAGGCCAATGCGAAGGGTGCTTAGTAAATGCAAGTTTAGCTATGACCCATCAAGACTAATGATAAGCTTACATTGATAGCGATCTCACCCATCTGGGTTGATCTGCCTTGGCAACATCCGACTCGACATGACGTTTCCAACATGAAATGATTGGttcgatgaggaaaagaggtcCAACAGATATCATAACCAGTTCAGCGATGAGTTCTCCCTCCCCATAGCTGTTCTTTGACATGTATGCCCGGAGTCCTAGAGAACCAAATCGACAAAGGATGAAAACTGCGGGACGGATGAGAATAGTGGTGCGAGTTTGCTTCGTGATGATGCGCCACAAGAAAAGAGGCAGAAGGAGGCCATACTATAGGAGCTTAGCCTAGAATATGTACACTTTTGCTCTAATGCACTTACAGCTATGATGAAAATTACAGAAGGCGCCAGATCACTAGAGTTGGGTAGGCCTCCAGTAAAATTAAACCCTTCCAGTTCCGTATACTGGCTATCTGAAGATGTGGACATGGTTTCGATAGTCTGGTTGTTTTTGTGATTTGTTGACGACTAAGGCCTATGAGTTTGTTAAGGGTTGAGCGTTTCTTGGTTGTGCTTCGATAGCTGTGTGATTTGAGCGGACTGTTCTCTCTTGTGAATATAGTGTGATTTAAGTAAGATTGCAAGAGGCTTGAAAGGATTTCGCCGGTAGCgagggaatgggaataATACATTAGGCTATGTGAAGAGCAGAAAACGACGGTGGAAGCGAGGTCGGCACTAACAAGATCCCATCGAGCTACTACATTAGATGGATGCTGATAAGAGTAATCAACAAAAGGACGGTTCACGGTTCTCTGTCGCCCGCTCAGTCCCACCGCTTCCGATCTCGCTTCCTTAATTACTTGTTGTGGTTAAGTGGGAACCGAGATTACATAATAacaaaaagggaagaaataAAGGAGGGGCCTAATGTGGCTAGGCGCCAAAAATGTTCAAGGTAACAGGCGCGCGTGAGTCATTTTCGTCTTCTCCGTGGCCGGCGGAATTAGCCGATGTCCTCGGGGGAAAGCTGACCAAGCAGTCAGGCAACAGCATGTGGGGCTTGGCCGGGCTTTGTCGGGAACGGAGAATGGAATTGATTAGAAATAGCGAATAATCCTCAAATGATGTACGCCATATAACACTGAAACGTTGAAAAATCCCTCTGGCCGCACAAAACACCCCTTTTGCATTTAGAGCGTGTCCACTCTACCTCCCACACAATGGCCCACTCACTACCCACTCAGGCAGATTTGGACATCTTGTCTCTCCTTACTTCTGACCAGTCTGCCCTCGGCACTCGATCATTTCAGTCCGCTCGTCTGAAACCCGCTCCACAGCCTGTCtcaggaaagaaaaagtcaATCCCTCGCAGAGATAGTCCCTTGGATGCTCTTATGATTAGTGCTGTATTGGCGGGCAGTGGCCCCATTACTAGACATCATTTTGGCCATGGCCTCGGTAAGTCGCTCTTCCCCGTCTTATCGGCGTTGTCCTAAGTCTCCCTATGTAATTCCGTACTGATGCGCAATCGACTGCTTAGCCAAACCGGGCTCATACTCTACGTGTGACGAATCACGcccctcctctcctgcGGCCCCTCGAGTTATTATGAAGTCAACCCAGGCGCCCCGGTCTGAACGGCTTCGTATGGAGGACGAGGCAAGGGCTGCCTTCGAGAAAGGCGCGGTCGATCGAAAGATTCCAGAGGACCAATCAGATATGACCAAAATTGAGTCACAGCAGGCCCAGGCTACTTATGATCGGGCGGGCAAGGCTTTATCGCCGCCTACTTCGTCGGTCAAGGACCCTTCAAAGCGGAGGATGTCTATAGATCCAGTGCCACTTACTCAAACCCTTCGGCGTGCTTCAACGTCTTCGTTCAACTTTTTTCATCCACATGTGAATGCCGCTCCACAGGCTATACCTGGACGAATACAGGTACGGTGCATGGCACGCACCCGCATCCCTTCGCCTCATGGAGAACTCTTTCTGCATCTTTATCACAATTCGCACGATGCCAAAGAACACCTTGCGATTTTGTTGGACCCGATACAATTGGATGCTAATGTGCGAGCCGCCGCCCCAAACTCCAGGAAAGAGATCAGAAGTAAGAGTCTTGACGCGGTCTGGCGGGATGGGGAAACggaaatggagaggatAGTGAGAGGAGCTTACACGGGACGACTGAAAGCCGGTGCGACTGTATCTGATAGCGGCGAACCTGTGCCTTCGGGAATTGTAGGTGTGGAAGATATCAAACCACTTGTGCGCATTCATTCGGAATGTTTCACTGGTGAAACGATTGGTTCCATGCGTTGTGACTGTGGCGAGCAACTGGATGAAGCGATCCATCAAATTGCCGAATCTCAGCGTATCCGCGTACCCTTGGTTACTCCCAATTCTTACCCTGCAAATTCGCTCTCTACGTCAGCAACTTTTCATCCAGAAACGTCAGCTTACACTCACGTTCCCGGCCGAGGTGTTGTTATTTACTTGCGCCAGGAAGGCCGTGGCATTGGACTGTTGGAGAAAATCAGGGCGTACAACCTTCAAGACCTGGGGCATGACACTGTCACTGCCAATCTCATGTTAGGTCATGGCGCAGATGAGCGCAAATACGATATTGCTGCAGAAATTCTTCGTGATCTTGGACTCGCTGAGGAAGGTATTCGTCTTCTTACAAATAACCCTGAAAAGGTTCGTGGTCTTGCAAGTGAGGGGATAAAAGTAGTAGAAAGGGTCGGCATGACGCCCAGGAGCTGGCAGTGTGGAGACGACCATTCGCTTGAAAATAAAGACGGaaccaaggaagagaaagagtatgaggattggaggatgagaagagcagGTGTAGGGTTGATTGGAGCGGGTATGGCTAGTGGACCAGAACTGGAAAAGTATCTCAGGACTAAAGTGGAGAGAATGGGGCACAGTAAGCCAGTCATAATATGTATTGAGGTGGAAGCTAATAAGACCATATAGTAATTGATATACCCAAAAACATCTAAGTAGAAGAACTCCTTGAAATCGGTTCTGGCGCTACATGATTGATGGTTTGTTGTACAGCATAATCATATGCATCTTGAAAGCATCTCTTTGTGCATATTGTCTGTCATTGCTGTAACTTggttgaaagagaagcaaTGCATCACTTGGCACAAATATCTTACTTAAAGACGATAATTTACGTTTCTACTTTGCTgtaagaaaaaagaacagaTAACCTCACACGGAGCCCCTCCCCGTCGGAAAACCATAACGCTCACTGACGGACCTCGCCATGATGTCTTTAACAGGTCCAAGCAGCCGGGTAAAGGCTTGCTCACCGAGGGCGGCGACACGCAACTTGTCGGGCCCTGCAGCACGTATAGTAGCTGCTCGTTTCCTATGATTGAGGAGAGCAAGTTCTGTGCAACATGTGTCAGCCGACTTCTATACCATGGGGCGAGAGGCTCCGCATGTGACGATGGATGACTTACCACCAAAGTACTCTCCCTGACCTAAATGCTTCACGACGGAttcatttccatcctcgtcaGTCTTAATGGCCACTGCATTACCACTCTCAATAAGGAAAAACTCTTCGCCTGCATCGCCCTGACGAATGacgtcttctccttcgtTGTATGTACGAGATTCGAGAACATCCGCAATCTTGGCACGTTCTTGGGGCTGAAGGGAAGCCAGGATGGGGACTCCGGAAAGGAACGATTCGTATAGACGGCGCTTACGAGAAGTGTGCTGATCATTCATCAGTTTGTTATTTCGGGCTAAAACCGGGAATATCCCTTACGTCGAGGAGAATTGTGCGGAAAGAGACTCGATCCAGAGCCCATAGAGTACAAGGGGTGACAGAAATTATCGAAGCAGCTCGAGGAGCACTGCTCGGCTGATTAGAAAGATGAATggttgaaaatgaaggTGTACTAACTTGTGCATCAACGCTAACTCTCCAAACGAGCTCCCCTCGGAACACTCGGTAACTTTCATGCCCACCCCTGGTCTGTCTCCCTTTTCCAGATCGAGTATCTGTCCTTCCCTTTTGATAAACACATCCAACTTTCCACTCTCAACGATGTAAAAAAAGTCACCGGCCGCACCTTGCTCGATGACCATTTGACCAGCGTCCACCTTCACTTCCTTCATAGCTGCGAGAACGTCCGCCTCctgttcatcatcaaggTTACGGAAAAGGAAGTTGGGCTTGATAGCTTGACGAATACGGGCCTGTTGCTCTTCAGATTTGGGAAATACAGGAGTGCCCGAGTTAATGTTAGGCATAgcttcgtcctcttccatcgTGGTCTCCAAACCGCTTGCAGGCCCGTACGCTCTCTGGTTAGTCGGTACCAGGGACTCAGCGGAAACAGACGTCCTCCGACCTAGAGCGTACGAAGGGATGGGCGGATCATCATAAGTTCCGTGCGAATGAGATGTCTCGCCGAAGGGCGAATTGCCAAATGGCATACCGCCTCCTTCACTAAAGGGACTGCGATCATCACTAGGAATAACGCCAGAAGAGGCACCAAAAGGCGTGGAAAACAGTGGCTGGTCTGCGAGATTAGAACCTGTCGGGACGGTGGCTCTGCGAGCTGTGGGGCCGAAAGGCGAGTCGGAGGGACCCATCtcggagaagggagagagggcgTGTGGCGGAAGACTACCGAAGTTGGTAGTGTTGAAGGCCAGATTGCCGGGAGAGGCTTGCCTTGTGGATGCGTGGGAACCTTGTCTCTACCGGATTGGAGTGAGCTAAATGGTGCAACGACACATGTGGGCTTACGAACCTCTTGACGGAGCTTGTTCTGGAACCAGTCTGCGCCCCACTGCAGGACATCCGTGGGATTATCGAGGGCGATGTCCCTGTTCAGTTCATTGAGTATATCGGTCCAGGAGGACATGATGTATGGTCTCCTTTGTTGAacatatatatgtataaaGGTGGAGTAGAGCGCTATTGAGGAATGATTAAGGCAGGGAGATCGCCCGCCTTCCGGTGGCCCGATCCGTGCGGGGGCGTTCTCTAGTCTCCATGGGACTATTAGTCTTTGGTTAGCCGCTTTGGTACTATTATTCTAATGAGTCAGGTGGATGATTACAAACTGTATTTATATAAATAAAAGATAAGGGCCCATATTTCATCTCAATTCCGATTTTACTACTGATTATTTATGCGCGTGCGCGCTCAGATCAGCAAGTCATCTCGACAGCAACAAGGAACATGAGGGCCGTGTGGTATAGTCCTTCAGTAATAGTAGTGCGCATTTCTTTAACACATTGCCTTCCAATAACCACCTGGAACCATGCCGTTGGGCCTTATAGCGTCTCCAGAAGACACGGATGACCAAATCGCCCAGCTTATACAGCACATAGACATACATTACGATGACGACACCCATGAAGCTCAAAACGGTCCTCATAATCCTACAGCAAGGCAAGATGAACAACAACTAGTAGATATGCCCATCAGCCTTGCCGAGAGCGTCGAAGAACGACATTATATACCGGCGCTGCCAGTGGACGCGAAAGAAACGTCAGAAAATAGCCAACCTCACGCGTAAGCGGCCATGCAATCCCAAGGAGGCTATAGAAGGGGCTGATGTAAAGCAGATTGGCTACAAGGACACAGGGTCTGCTGCGGGAGGTGAATACCATCCTTGACCGTATATTTGGTGCGCCATAATCTACCTATCCTTTCAGCATGACTGACAATTATTTCATAGAGATCGAGGAACTTCGGCATACATCGCAAGGTGTCACCGATACCAAAGAACTCGTTGTCCGCGTCGAACCCATaatcatttccatctcctcctcgctgGCATCACTTAAAGCCTCAATCGATAGTCTGAGACAAGATATATCCGACTACAAAGGTgatgcttcttctcctctcagCGCCGAACTGGAAGATCTTGAGGGAGAATACAAGAAGGCAGATGATAAACAAAGACGGCTGAAGCTGGaaataaaagaaaatgagTGGTTACAAGAGTTCAAGACGTTAGTATCGAGCATTACAAATTCTGTATAGTAACTAAAAGCTAATTCCTGTCCCAGCTCTGCCGATCAAGCTGATGCTTTGATGGAACCTCTGCAACAGAGCCTCGCCACTTGTCAGGTCGGTAAACACAACTTGATTGATATCACACATTTTACTTTTTCCtgactcttctctttcattgCAGCAATTTCTCGAGCGACTACGTCGTTCCAGAAATCCAATACCAGACAAGTCATATTTTAAAGGACAACTCAGCGCTGAGGGATTTCAACATATTGTCAGCGACCATGACTCGCTGGTAATGTAGGTGCATTTAGTATGTATGACTGTATATCAGCTGACAGATGACTATTAAGGACATACATGCCTAGTACCGCCCGGACCATGAAAAAGCTAGATAAGGATCTTCATGAGAGACGAATTGATAACGGAGCGGTACTGAGACGGTGGGTAGTGAAATGCTTGATCTGAATGGGTGTTGACCTTTAAGCATTTAGGTTCAATGATCTAAGCCAGAAATGGAGCTGCATCCAATATCAGCTCACAGAGCTAGAGAAGCAATTCCAAGTTGCGGGTCGCCACATAGGCCTGCGGGAAGAAATTTCGTCTGCAGGCATGGAAGTTCTTACCGATGAGACGTCTTCAGCACAACAATCTGAGGTTGATAATCGTCACCCTCCCTGCAGCGCAGATGGGAAAATTGTCACTCATCCAGCTACCCCTTCTCGTGTATCACCtatttcttccatttcctttggGAGATCGCCTGGGAAGCCGCAGGCTGTCAAGTTGTCACATATAAACGATAGTTCGAAAGTTGGTATCCGACGATCATTTGACAGTCAACCTCCTGCCACCCTTAACTCCACAATTACTGCTGGGAACTTTTCTGAGAAACCACGATGGAACTCTTCTCCTAAAGCTTTCGGAGTGAAAACACCTACAGCAGGTCACGCCCGTTCACCTGCTTACGCCTCGCACCCTCTAAGTCCGACCCCCAGCAATACGTCACTGacctccacatcctccaggGTACATACCAGGACGTCGAGTCACAAAAACCAGAACGTTGGGAGTGCATATGGACTAGTATCCCCGCGAGGCGAAGTATCCGGTGTGAATAATACACATAATTCGCGATTGTCGCTTCCCGGGACTTTGTCCTCTTCTAATAAAGGTCAATCTCACCTTGAGCATGCCCGGATGGGTCTCAAGACCCCTGAATCAGGAAGACCGCGCCTGTCTGGTACATTTTCCGCACTCCAGCCGCGGCTATCTTCGGGCATGTCTGCATCCACGCCCAGTGATCGTCAATACTCCCGTACGACCCTTAACGCTGCTCACGTCTCACGACCTGGTCATAGTCGCCCGCCGCCCTCATCATTCAACCCCCCTTCTTTTACTCCACGTTCATCGTCTCGATTATCAACAGCGTCATATTCCAATTTCGACCACTCAGTGTTAACTCCATTCCGGCCGAGCCATTGGGACGAGCTTGACAAAGATGTGCACAGGATCATAGTCGAGGAAGGTTTCCAAAATTATTTTACGGCGAGAGTGGACATGCCTTTGAAAAAGGGCCAGCGCATGGCTGAGGGCGAAGACTGGAAAGGCGAGTTCGTCTTCGGTGCCGGTCGGAAACCTACGCcggtgaagaggatagAGTTAAGCGGCAGAAAACCTGGTTTGGAAAAGCGTGTCAAAGTGAtggtgaaagaaggtggaagatggatcGAACTGGCGGAGCTACTGAAAGACAGAAAGGATATGATAGAACTTCTGTCGCCGTGAACATCTTGGAAGCGATCCTAATACGTGTATAGATTCTATTGTATAACGAAATTGACACGATGCCGACGATACATCTATTTGAATATGATTCTTTTACAGAAACTTGCTTCATGTCATCATGTTATCAGTTCCCCTCTAATTCGTAACTCTTTGCGAAATTGTTCGGAGTGTCCTGTAGCCCCAACAGTTTCTGATGTGCATACCTGACCCGCATCCATAGATTAGCGCGCTGTGATATTATTCACTATTACGGGCTACTACACAACACCTTCAATTATGGGCTATGGTCAAGCGGATACACCGGCGACTTATTACCCACACCGAACGGCTAGTAGACTGCTTGTTGCTTTCATCGCTGATCGATTGTCTTCAACATGGGAACGGACATAGTTCTGCAGGTTGGCTCTTAGTGGAGTGATGCAGATGTTTTTTTCCTAATTAACCGATGGGTCTCTAGAGGAGAGTAAATCCTCGTGTGTCTTCTATACCACCAGAGGCAAGTAGTGCATGGATCGATACGTACTAACAACGAACACCGCCGGAGAATAAGATGTCTTTATCAGCCACGATTACATTAATAGCGCCACTCCACATTACAAAGAAGATAATAAATCATAAACAAGGAAATTATGAAACAAATGAAGTGTTCGTTATTGGGTTGTAAAAATTAGTCACTGTCGGCGGAAGATTTAGAAATCCGTGCCATTTTGACAtgacctccaccttttATGGTGATTCCCCTTGACACAAAACGACTATCGCAAGCATTTGTACCACATACATACTtaatcatcatcctcgaaCTTCATCTACTTCGAACACTCCGCCCTACCCTATTACAACACGCTAAACATGAAGTTTATGCTTGGCGATCTTCCGGTCCTGTTCCCCTATGATCGGTATGTCGTCTCTTACCGCAACATAGCTGTCGACGTCATACACGTAGCTACAGTAACTGACAACACCATACCTGCCTCAGGCTCTATCCGGGTCTGTACTTTGGCCAGTTCCAGAGCGCTCCAAGCTTACGTAGCCCATCATAGAGCAATACTCCTACATGGCTGACTTGAAAACCACACTGGAC
This DNA window, taken from Cryptococcus deuterogattii R265 chromosome 3, complete sequence, encodes the following:
- a CDS encoding GTP cyclohydrolase II, with amino-acid sequence MAHSLPTQADLDILSLLTSDQSALGTRSFQSARLKPAPQPVSGKKKSIPRRDSPLDALMISAVLAGSGPITRHHFGHGLAKPGSYSTCDESRPSSPAAPRVIMKSTQAPRSERLRMEDEARAAFEKGAVDRKIPEDQSDMTKIESQQAQATYDRAGKALSPPTSSVKDPSKRRMSIDPVPLTQTLRRASTSSFNFFHPHVNAAPQAIPGRIQVRCMARTRIPSPHGELFLHLYHNSHDAKEHLAILLDPIQLDANVRAAAPNSRKEIRSKSLDAVWRDGETEMERIVRGAYTGRLKAGATVSDSGEPVPSGIVGVEDIKPLVRIHSECFTGETIGSMRCDCGEQLDEAIHQIAESQRIRVPLVTPNSYPANSLSTSATFHPETSAYTHVPGRGVVIYLRQEGRGIGLLEKIRAYNLQDLGHDTVTANLMLGHGADERKYDIAAEILRDLGLAEEGIRLLTNNPEKVRGLASEGIKVVERVGMTPRSWQCGDDHSLENKDGTKEEKEYEDWRMRRAGVGLIGAGMASGPELEKYLRTKVERMGHIIDIPKNI
- a CDS encoding WD40 repeat domain 85 — protein: MSLSRGDNRFLSQFLQADSIEFCPFEGFQDLLVCGTYQIVEPKDGGKKPDEHSLDDEQPPNQTQRVGRLLLFQVSQGHYLQELQKIETSAILDIKWSPNPKQEPQLAVADAKGRITVFGLDVETKRLREVQKIDVADETKLCLSLDFSNRRSSLAPSEIITSVSNGLLAHLIPASSGYTLSSSWPAHDYEPWITTFDIDNPKTVWSGGDDCKLKRWDLREPSRPTFVNKNFEAGVTTITPSPHTPNLLAVGSYDENLRFFDARSATKPLLTIPMGGGIWRTRFHSSAERAGDLLVACMHAGFKIVHISQGMTGGDWETDHNMSGSVVKTFEEHSSLAYGADWSRLPMEEGESLIGTCSFYDHTMHLWQG
- a CDS encoding cAMP-dependent protein kinase regulator produces the protein MSSWTDILNELNRDIALDNPTDVLQWGADWFQNKLRQERQGSHASTRQASPGNLAFNTTNFGSLPPHALSPFSEMGPSDSPFGPTARRATVPTGSNLADQPLFSTPFGASSGVIPSDDRSPFSEGGGMPFGNSPFGETSHSHGTYDDPPIPSYALGRRTSVSAESLVPTNQRAYGPASGLETTMEEDEAMPNINSGTPVFPKSEEQQARIRQAIKPNFLFRNLDDEQEADVLAAMKEVKVDAGQMVIEQGAAGDFFYIVESGKLDVFIKREGQILDLEKGDRPGVGMKVTECSEGSSFGELALMHNAPRAASIISVTPCTLWALDRVSFRTILLDHTSRKRRLYESFLSGVPILASLQPQERAKIADVLESRTYNEGEDVIRQGDAGEEFFLIESGNAVAIKTDEDGNESVVKHLGQGEYFGELALLNHRKRAATIRAAGPDKLRVAALGEQAFTRLLGPVKDIMARSVSERYGFPTGRGSV